In Lolium rigidum isolate FL_2022 chromosome 3, APGP_CSIRO_Lrig_0.1, whole genome shotgun sequence, the genomic window tctactgttctaccaagccaaatctcaatccccttgtattcatcaagaagcttgctctctagggttcattggaaaccctaggtgggcaagagtggtccggaagcatccgtgctgtggatttgctccgggcaagattgtgaaggtttggaggctacctcaaagtctaccacaagtgagtgagctattccttcgtgggataggctccggagaatagggtgagccttcgtggcgtggggaatccttcgtgggacctccacccctccaaacgtgacgtaccttcttgcaaaggaagggaacacgggaatacatcctcgtctccgcgtgctatcggttatctctaaccgaactccttacttgtgatttaactgcctgtgagagctttcgtgctcgagttagttgtatcctcatatcggttgtttcacctagtttgcattaggctcacctttatattccgcaaagcctaatattgcaaagaaagaataaaaatctgtagaaacctattcaccctccctctaggtttaccatctctatactttcagtaaCCACTTCAAATAGATCGTATATcaattatttatatatatataagtatAGAAAAAAGGGGTATATGCTCCAAGATCTGCCATAAAAGGCCCAAGCCAGCCTATGTTCACCCGGGGCCCAAAAAGGAGAATTCCGGAATGCCTACCAACACAATTTCTACATAATAAACCAGCGGAAAATAAGGAACATACATTAATATGCATCATGTATCTATTAATATGTCGCCAACCACTTTTGTTAAAAATTCCGTTACAGCCGTCAGCATCCGGTCCACCCAGAAACCATATGCTCCGGTAACTCTACCATGAGTAGAAATAACCATGTGTGGATTAAATGTGACTCCTTAAGGATGGCCATCAGGATGGGAGCAACCCTATCCTTGTTAAAACCTATGATATTTTCATGTTTTTTCAAACTAAAGCACAAACTTCCGCATGAATCTCGGCTTTTTTTTAACCAATTTCGTTCAACCAATTTCTAAACGTATTAATTATGTTGGTTGAGGGTGGAAGATTAAATGTAACATGAATGATCCTCCATATGAGATGATCAAAGGGCATAAGACAAATAAATGTTGAATGGACTTTTCAGAATCACACTAAACATATTTTTACAATTATTTCATGTTCTCTTTCCTTGAAATAGGCTTTCACTCCATTTAAAAATAAAGCCACATACGGCCCAACCGATACAAGGTGATAAGAAAAAATTCTTACAAAGTAGATCAAAGATAAACAAAAAAGTACAAGaagagccagacttgccaccgaagCATATGGAGGAAGTATTTATTTGCGCCCGTGGGCTATGTTGTTACAATAGATACATATCTTTATCATGCTCGAGGAAATCAGTTCTACCAACAACCGAGTCCATGAGATGCAAACCTTGGTAACAGCTTATTGTTGATTTCCCTTTCGTTTTATTCTGCTGGTCTATTGATTTCAGCCATGCATATTTTACTGTTCGTACATCGATCATACGTACGTATGTAAGAACACATTGTGCTCTGCCGATTAGCAACTTCGAGCATCAGTCTTGGCAGCCGACGAACTCGTAGTCGACGACGAGGTGGCCGTTGGCAGCGCCACCGCCGTCGGTGTCGATCCGCTGGAACACGGCGATGTCGAGATCTAGCCCACCGTTGGCGCACTGGTCCACCACCCTCGCCACCGTCCGCGCCCCCGTCGCCGTGTTCGTCACCTGGAGGCAGTGGCCGCAGGAGGGCTCGCCGTGCGCGCCAGCGGGGCCACAGAACGCCGTCCAGCCGTACCGCTTCCGCCACGCCAGCGGCATGTCGGCGTCCCACGTCGCACAGAAGACGCTCGCGACGCGCAAGTCCCAGTTGATCCGCTCCGGGTGGTACAGGTTGTACGTGGCCATCACGCCAGTAGCCTGCTGCGCTGTGGCGCGGTCGCCGGACATGCAGATCACGACCAACACCACCAGAACCAGCACTGACACCGGCACCCGCGTGCCGGCGACGGAGGTCTTCATTGTCATACCACCTCTTTCTAGCTAATTACTGCTGCAACTAGGCAGTGTCTAATTGGCTAGTTAGCTGCTGATACCGTGGTACTTAGGTAGAGTGTATCTCCCAATTTGTGACCGGACATATTTATAGATCCTGATACAGACATGAGCTTCATGTAGACAAAAACGCGAATCACTCGATCTGACTTGGTATCATCGCCTTAATCACAATTAATATAAACACGCTTCTAGTTTATTTGATCAACACCTATAAGTGGTTACACAAACTATGTCCTGATCGAATAAATTAGAGTTGCTACTATCGAATAAATTAAAGTTGGAGTGAATTTCTAGTTGTTACCACCCTACTTTGACAGCAACTGTTCATCTATATGACACATTTAGTGAAAATTATGTCATTTTTACCCTCCTCGAGCGATGTGGGTCTCCCACGTCAGGGAGAACTGCAACATGGCGTACATGGGGACCGCGGGGACCCATTTGGCAGACGGAATactaaaatggataaaaaatggaaTAATTTTCATGAATAAGGTAACTAGGATGAAAGATTGCTAAAAACGATAATTAGGGTCAAAAGGTGAAAATAGGGGTGAATACTGAAACTTTTCCTTAAAGTTGTGAGTTATTTCATAAATGATGTACCCTCCGTCTGTTAAAGGATGTGTCaactttattaaaatttagatgtatctagacttattttagtatctagatacatctaaatttgttTAAAGTTAAGATATTCTTTTATGGACAGAGAAAGTAGATTATACCTATACAACGATTTTTATGAACCTAAACTTGCGCCCACAAGTAACATAGGTGGCTAGATTGTTCATCCACTCCCAATTTCCTAAGCCAGCTAGGCTCACTCCTTAAACTCCTGTGGGCTTGTTGTTTAGGTTCGCTGACGAAATACATATATTGGCACATAGCTAGTTCTGGTAATGTTGCATCGATGCTACGATGGGCATAGTACTGACAATGACATGTGACTGCCTAATCTTTACTTAATTAGTTGTGTATGATGGACGTTGCTAATTCCATGTTGCTCACTGGGTATGGTAGTTCAATGAGTATGTGCGAATCATTTTTCTTACTGTCGACATCACATCAGCTTCTATGTTTCTTTTATCTGCAACTGCTTGTTAGTATTTCATATATATTTTTCTCTCAAATTAGCCGTTAGCTAGTTAATTGTCTGATTGCATGAACTGGTAAGACATGAAAGTATGTGGCATATGTATTTTCACCATACTCTCTTGTTAACATCGGTTCAGTCTGTCAAATGTCTACCACAGACCAGCCAAGAATACTCAGCTAATTAACTACTACCTTGATGTGATTTCTCGAGTTCGAGGTTGTAATTTTGTTGCCTTATGTGTGAAATCTTTGATCATAGTGTAATGATGGGCAATGATTGCACTACTATTGAAAAGAACAAACCAATGCATCATCGATTCTAGTGTCAATGGGTTAGGGAACGGTTGCAAACGATGTTACTCTGGGTAATGGCATTATTAGTTTTATTTACCTATCTAGTCTTAATCCTGAAAAAAAAGAGAACAAAAGTTTCTCACCAACATGCAAACTATCTTTTTTCAATGATAGATTTACTACCCTCGGCCTCGTCCGCGCACACACAATACACAACCAAATTGTTACAGAGGCAAAATAAATATCACGTTACAAATATGTCATGAATGGTATGTAGCATCTTATGGATTCTGCATCATGAAAAAATCTAAGCCAGAAATTGTGTCGGTAATAATGTGTCTCTGATGTTGCTTGATCTTGTGATTGGTAAGTGAGCGATTCCACCATCCACGAAATCTATCTCGTCAAACACTTTCGATCTTCAAAGGCATTACTCTAGATCTAACTCATTACATACAACTAGTAGATTAGATCTCGACTTTTGTTCGTTTATGCGatagttttttgtttgttttcgaTGCTACAATCCATCAGACCGTACCAATGGTCGTTAAACATACTTTTCTCTTTGTTGTTAATTTTGTTTGATCGCAGCAACAACGGTACAGTCATTCGGTACGGTCATAGATGAGCGTACTTGTGATTATTAAAGTTACATTTACCTTGAAACGACTTGTTCCCTTCGGAATTTTCTCAAGGACCTGAAATTTTAGCTCGGTACAATAAATAGACTATGAAATTTATGGAAATGCGATCCCATGTGTATATGCTCCCTTTACCTAAAAAAACAAAttacaaaatattaaaaaaattggaATTTTTTTTAGCCTCGTATATCTCCACATTCTATGTCGTCACTTATAGTTTCATAGTAAAATGATAATTTTTGTAgcatgtgcaaaaaagacaaacaaaTGCCTAGTAAAAAGCCT contains:
- the LOC124696000 gene encoding pathogenesis-related protein PR-4-like; protein product: MKTSVAGTRVPVSVLVLVVLVVICMSGDRATAQQATGVMATYNLYHPERINWDLRVASVFCATWDADMPLAWRKRYGWTAFCGPAGAHGEPSCGHCLQVTNTATGARTVARVVDQCANGGLDLDIAVFQRIDTDGGGAANGHLVVDYEFVGCQD